In Acaryochloris marina S15, a single genomic region encodes these proteins:
- the rpoB gene encoding DNA-directed RNA polymerase subunit beta — MTNSIYTQPAFTLPDLVEIQRESFRSFLREGLIEELESFSPISDYTGKIELHFLAKNYKLKRPKYDVDEAKRRDSTYGVQMYVPTRLINKETGEIKEQEVFIGDLPLMTERGTFIINGAERVIVNQIVRSPGVYYKSETDKNGRRTYNASLIPNRGAWLKFETDKNSLVWVRIDKTRKLSAQVLLKALGLSDGEIFDRLRHPEYYQKTIDKEGQFGEEEALLELYRKLRPGEPPTVSGGTQLLESRFFDPKRYDLGRVGRYKLNKKLRLNTPEPTRVLTPDDILAAIDYLINLEFDIGSVDDIDHLGNRRVRSVGELLQNQVRVGLNRLERIIKERMTVSDVESLTPASLVNPKPLVAAIKEFFGSSQLSQFMDQTNPLAELTHKRRLSALGPGGLTRERAGFAVRDIHPSHYGRICPIETPEGPNAGLIGSLATHARVNPYGFIETPFYQVEHGRVLKEKSPQYMTADEEDDLRVAPGDIPMDAEGYIQGEIVPVRYRQDFTTTSPEEVDYVAVSPVQIISVATSLIPFLEHDDANRALMGSNMQRQAVPLLQPERPLVGTGLEAQAARDSGMVIINRTDGEVTYVSADSIRIRDNEGDEHEYLIQKYQRSNQDTCLNQRPIVFVGDQVREGQIIADGSATEGGELALGQNILVVYMPWEGYNYEDAILVSERLVRDDVYTSIHIEKFEIEARQTKLGPEEITREIPNVGEDSLRQLDENGIIRIGAWVVAGDILVGKVTPKGESDQPPEEKLLRAIFGEKARDVRDNSLRVPNGEKGRVVDVRVFTREQGDELPPGANMVVRVYVAQKRKLQVGDKMAGRHGNKGIISRILPIEDMPYLADGTPVDLVLNPLGVPSRMNVGQVFECLLGWAGQNLNTRFKLTPFDEMHGEEASRSTVHGKLEEAQQKTGKDWLYDPEKPGKLQIFDGRTGEPFDQPVTVGKAYMLKLVHLVDDKIHARSTGPYSLVTQQPLGGKAQQGGQRFGEMEVWALEAFGAAYTLQELLTVKSDDMQGRNEALNAIVKGQAIPRPGTPESFKVLMRELQSLCLDIAVHKIETEDDGGSRDMEVDLMADVGHKRTPSRPTYESFSRIDMEEGES, encoded by the coding sequence ATGACTAACTCGATCTACACTCAACCTGCCTTCACTTTACCTGACTTAGTTGAAATTCAGCGGGAAAGTTTTCGTTCATTTTTGAGAGAAGGATTGATCGAGGAACTAGAAAGTTTCTCCCCCATATCGGACTATACCGGCAAAATAGAGCTCCACTTTTTAGCCAAAAACTACAAGCTCAAACGCCCGAAATATGATGTTGATGAAGCCAAACGCCGGGATAGCACCTACGGTGTGCAGATGTATGTCCCTACTCGTTTAATCAACAAAGAAACGGGTGAAATTAAAGAACAAGAGGTCTTTATTGGTGACCTGCCCCTAATGACAGAGCGGGGCACCTTTATTATTAATGGTGCTGAGCGGGTTATTGTTAACCAGATCGTTCGGAGTCCTGGGGTTTACTACAAGTCTGAAACCGATAAGAATGGCCGCCGAACATACAATGCTAGCCTGATTCCTAACCGAGGTGCATGGTTAAAATTTGAGACCGATAAAAACAGCCTAGTCTGGGTCCGAATTGATAAAACCCGTAAGCTATCGGCTCAAGTTTTATTAAAAGCTTTAGGACTCAGCGACGGTGAAATTTTTGACCGCCTCCGTCACCCCGAATATTATCAAAAGACCATCGATAAAGAAGGCCAATTCGGTGAAGAAGAAGCCCTCTTAGAGCTCTACCGCAAACTGCGCCCCGGTGAACCTCCTACGGTCAGTGGAGGTACCCAGCTGCTAGAGTCTCGGTTCTTTGACCCTAAACGGTACGACTTAGGTCGAGTCGGTCGCTACAAATTAAATAAGAAACTTCGTCTGAATACCCCTGAGCCGACACGGGTACTGACGCCAGATGATATCTTGGCCGCCATTGATTATTTAATCAATTTGGAATTTGATATCGGTTCTGTGGATGACATCGACCACTTGGGCAATCGTCGGGTCCGCTCTGTGGGCGAACTGTTGCAAAACCAAGTTCGAGTCGGTCTCAACCGCCTAGAGCGCATTATCAAAGAGCGGATGACGGTCTCTGATGTGGAATCTTTGACCCCTGCTTCTTTAGTCAATCCGAAACCTTTGGTCGCTGCGATTAAAGAGTTCTTTGGGTCCAGCCAATTGTCTCAGTTCATGGACCAGACCAACCCTCTAGCAGAGCTAACCCACAAACGCCGTCTTAGTGCCCTTGGCCCAGGTGGTTTAACTCGGGAACGTGCAGGCTTTGCGGTTCGTGATATTCACCCTAGTCACTATGGTCGGATTTGCCCCATTGAAACTCCAGAAGGTCCTAACGCGGGTCTGATTGGTTCTTTGGCGACTCATGCTCGAGTGAATCCCTATGGATTTATTGAAACCCCCTTCTACCAGGTTGAGCATGGGCGGGTTCTCAAAGAAAAGTCTCCGCAATATATGACCGCCGATGAAGAAGATGATCTGCGGGTTGCACCAGGGGATATTCCCATGGATGCAGAAGGATATATCCAAGGTGAGATTGTGCCTGTGCGTTATCGTCAGGACTTCACCACCACATCTCCTGAAGAAGTGGACTATGTGGCTGTATCGCCAGTTCAGATCATTTCTGTGGCTACCTCTTTGATCCCATTCCTGGAGCATGATGATGCGAACCGGGCTTTGATGGGATCGAACATGCAACGACAAGCGGTTCCTTTGTTACAACCGGAGCGCCCCTTAGTGGGAACAGGGTTAGAAGCTCAGGCAGCTCGCGACTCTGGGATGGTGATTATCAACCGTACCGATGGGGAAGTCACCTATGTCTCAGCAGATTCCATTCGCATTCGGGACAATGAAGGCGATGAACATGAGTACCTAATCCAAAAATATCAACGCTCTAACCAAGATACCTGCTTAAACCAACGCCCTATCGTATTTGTGGGCGATCAGGTTCGGGAAGGTCAAATCATTGCCGATGGCTCGGCAACGGAAGGTGGAGAGCTGGCTCTGGGCCAAAATATTCTTGTAGTCTATATGCCTTGGGAAGGTTATAACTACGAAGACGCCATACTAGTCAGTGAGCGGTTGGTTCGAGATGATGTGTATACCTCGATTCACATTGAGAAATTTGAAATTGAAGCTCGACAAACCAAATTAGGCCCAGAAGAAATTACCCGAGAGATTCCTAACGTGGGTGAAGATTCTCTGCGTCAGCTGGATGAGAATGGCATCATTCGCATCGGTGCTTGGGTAGTAGCAGGCGATATTTTGGTGGGTAAAGTCACTCCTAAGGGAGAGTCTGATCAGCCCCCAGAAGAAAAATTACTGCGGGCCATCTTCGGCGAAAAAGCTAGAGATGTGCGAGACAACTCCTTGAGAGTCCCCAATGGTGAAAAAGGCCGGGTAGTCGATGTGCGGGTGTTTACCCGGGAGCAAGGAGACGAACTTCCTCCGGGTGCCAATATGGTGGTTCGGGTTTATGTTGCCCAAAAACGCAAGCTACAGGTGGGTGACAAGATGGCGGGGCGTCACGGCAATAAAGGGATCATCTCCCGTATCTTGCCGATTGAAGATATGCCTTACCTCGCAGACGGTACCCCAGTCGATCTGGTTTTGAATCCTTTAGGTGTACCCTCCCGGATGAATGTGGGGCAGGTTTTTGAGTGCCTCCTCGGTTGGGCGGGGCAAAATCTGAATACCCGATTCAAGCTCACCCCTTTTGATGAAATGCATGGAGAGGAAGCTTCCCGTAGTACGGTGCACGGAAAGTTAGAGGAAGCCCAACAGAAGACAGGCAAAGATTGGCTATATGACCCTGAAAAGCCAGGTAAACTCCAGATATTTGATGGGCGAACTGGGGAACCCTTTGACCAGCCAGTCACGGTGGGTAAAGCCTATATGTTGAAGCTGGTTCACTTGGTGGATGATAAGATTCACGCTCGGTCCACTGGTCCTTACTCCTTGGTGACTCAACAGCCATTGGGTGGTAAAGCTCAGCAGGGTGGACAGCGATTTGGAGAAATGGAAGTGTGGGCATTGGAAGCCTTTGGGGCAGCCTACACCTTGCAAGAACTCCTCACTGTAAAGTCCGACGATATGCAAGGGCGTAATGAAGCCCTGAATGCCATTGTGAAAGGTCAAGCCATTCCTCGGCCAGGTACGCCTGAGTCCTTCAAGGTGTTGATGCGAGAGCTGCAATCCCTGTGTTTGGATATTGCTGTTCACAAAATTGAAACAGAAGATGATGGCGGCAGTCGAGATATGGAAGTTGATTTGATGGCTGATGTTGGCCACAAACGTACCCCTTCTCGTCCAACCTATGAGTCATTCTCCCGCATTGATATGGAAGAAGGGGAAAGTTAA
- a CDS encoding DNA-directed RNA polymerase subunit gamma, whose product MPKLEQRFDYVKIGLASPERIRQWGERTLPNNQVVGEVTKPETINYRTLKPEMDGLFCERIFGPAKDWECHCGKYKRVRHRGIVCERCGVEVTESRVRRHRMGYIKLAAPVTHVWYLKGIPSYMATLLDMPLRDVEQIVYFNAYVVLDPGNADTLSYKQLLTEDQWIEIEDQIYSEDSQLEGIEVGIGAEAVQRLLQDIQLETEAETLRETIGTAKGQKRAKLIKRLRVIDNFVGTGSQTDWMVLSVIPVIPPDLRPMVQLDGGRFATSDLNDLYRRVINRNNRLARLQEILAPEIIVRNEKRMLQEAVDALIDNGRRGRTVVGANNRPLKSLSDIIEGKQGRFRQNLLGKRVDYSGRSVIVVGPKLKMHQCGLPKEMAIELFQPFVIHRLIGQGLVNNIKAAKRLIQRNDPVIWDVLEEVIEGHPVMLNRAPTLHRLGIQAFEPILVDGRAIQLHPLVCPAFNADFDGDQMAVHVPLSIEAQSEARLLMLASNNILSPATGRPIVTPSQDMVLGAYYLTAENPDRQNGAGKYFAHLDDAIMAYEQQQIDLHAYVWVRFDGSVDDGEDDVEPEVETSADGTVIQTYPSRRIRKDADGNLISQYIRTTPGRMIYNKTIQDSLAS is encoded by the coding sequence ATGCCAAAGCTCGAACAACGATTTGACTACGTCAAAATTGGGCTAGCCTCTCCGGAACGGATCCGGCAGTGGGGGGAGCGCACCTTACCCAATAACCAAGTGGTGGGTGAAGTCACCAAACCAGAAACCATCAACTACCGGACCTTAAAACCGGAGATGGATGGTTTGTTCTGTGAGCGAATCTTCGGCCCCGCCAAGGATTGGGAATGTCACTGTGGCAAATATAAGCGAGTGCGGCACCGAGGCATTGTATGTGAGCGCTGTGGTGTAGAGGTTACAGAATCGCGAGTCCGTCGTCATCGCATGGGCTATATCAAATTAGCTGCTCCTGTGACCCATGTTTGGTACTTGAAAGGCATTCCTAGCTATATGGCCACCCTGTTAGACATGCCCCTGCGGGATGTTGAACAGATTGTTTATTTCAATGCCTATGTGGTTTTGGATCCAGGCAATGCCGATACGCTTTCTTATAAGCAACTATTAACAGAAGATCAGTGGATCGAAATTGAAGATCAAATCTACAGCGAAGATTCCCAACTGGAAGGAATTGAGGTAGGAATTGGTGCTGAGGCTGTTCAACGGTTATTGCAAGATATCCAGCTAGAAACAGAAGCGGAGACTTTAAGAGAAACCATTGGCACTGCTAAGGGCCAGAAAAGAGCAAAGCTCATTAAGCGTTTGCGAGTGATCGACAACTTTGTCGGAACGGGCTCCCAAACAGACTGGATGGTTCTGAGCGTCATTCCTGTTATTCCACCGGATTTGAGACCGATGGTGCAATTGGATGGTGGACGGTTTGCTACCTCTGACCTCAATGACTTGTACCGTCGGGTGATTAACCGGAATAATCGACTGGCTCGATTGCAAGAGATTTTAGCCCCAGAGATTATTGTCCGTAATGAAAAACGGATGTTGCAAGAGGCGGTTGATGCCTTGATCGACAATGGCCGTCGGGGCCGCACCGTGGTAGGAGCCAATAATCGTCCCCTGAAATCTCTCTCTGACATCATTGAAGGAAAGCAAGGCCGTTTCCGCCAGAACTTACTGGGTAAGCGGGTTGACTATTCCGGTCGTTCTGTCATTGTGGTGGGTCCCAAGCTGAAAATGCACCAGTGCGGATTGCCGAAAGAGATGGCGATTGAACTCTTTCAGCCTTTTGTTATCCATCGCTTGATCGGCCAAGGCTTGGTGAACAATATCAAGGCTGCTAAGCGTTTGATCCAACGGAATGATCCCGTCATTTGGGATGTATTGGAAGAAGTCATCGAGGGGCATCCGGTGATGCTAAACCGGGCACCGACCCTTCACCGATTAGGAATTCAAGCTTTTGAACCCATCCTGGTGGATGGTCGAGCAATTCAGCTCCATCCTCTGGTCTGTCCGGCCTTTAACGCTGACTTTGATGGGGACCAAATGGCTGTTCACGTTCCCCTCTCGATTGAAGCCCAGTCGGAAGCCCGTCTTCTAATGTTGGCATCGAATAATATTCTGTCTCCAGCAACAGGACGTCCCATTGTTACCCCTAGTCAGGACATGGTGTTGGGTGCTTACTACCTGACCGCAGAGAATCCGGATCGGCAAAACGGGGCGGGTAAGTATTTCGCCCATTTGGACGACGCCATTATGGCCTATGAGCAGCAGCAAATTGACTTGCATGCGTACGTTTGGGTTCGATTTGATGGTTCTGTCGATGACGGAGAGGATGACGTTGAACCTGAAGTAGAAACCTCTGCTGACGGGACGGTTATCCAAACTTACCCCTCTCGCCGAATTCGTAAGGATGCAGACGGGAACTTGATTTCGCAATATATTCGCACGACCCCTGGTCGAATGATTTACAACAAAACCATCCAAGATTCATTGGCTAGCTAA
- a CDS encoding TatD family hydrolase translates to MQLIDTHVHLNFDVFQPDLDQIARRWRDHHIVRLVHSCVEPSEFEQIQSLSQRFSELYYAVGVHPLDVDKWTAEAEVQMRSMAASDSKVVAIGETGLDFFKADNCDRQEQVFWAHLQIAQQLQLPVIIHCREAASAMVQLLDKFWEMHGPVSGVMHCWSGTPEETQQFLELGFYVSFSGIVTFKNAAQVHESARLVPCDRILVETDCPFLAPVPVRGERRNEPANVRYVAQKVADLRGVSLEELAAITTQNACQLFQLSLPVQS, encoded by the coding sequence ATGCAACTCATAGACACTCATGTTCATTTGAACTTTGATGTTTTTCAGCCTGATCTCGACCAGATTGCTCGGCGTTGGCGTGATCATCACATTGTGAGGTTAGTCCATTCCTGCGTTGAGCCATCTGAATTTGAACAAATCCAAAGCCTGTCCCAGCGATTTTCTGAACTCTACTATGCAGTGGGTGTCCATCCTTTGGATGTTGATAAATGGACTGCAGAAGCAGAGGTTCAGATGCGGTCGATGGCGGCATCTGACTCTAAAGTAGTGGCTATCGGTGAAACTGGTTTAGATTTTTTCAAAGCCGACAACTGTGATCGGCAAGAGCAGGTCTTTTGGGCCCATCTTCAGATTGCTCAACAACTGCAGCTCCCTGTGATTATTCATTGTCGAGAAGCGGCATCGGCGATGGTGCAGCTGCTCGACAAATTCTGGGAAATGCACGGGCCAGTGAGTGGCGTTATGCATTGTTGGAGTGGCACCCCAGAAGAGACGCAACAGTTTCTAGAGCTGGGATTCTATGTCAGTTTCAGCGGTATCGTCACTTTTAAAAATGCGGCCCAAGTCCATGAGTCAGCCCGTCTTGTGCCTTGCGATCGCATTCTCGTGGAGACCGATTGTCCTTTTCTGGCTCCTGTCCCTGTGCGGGGTGAACGTCGCAACGAGCCTGCAAACGTGAGATATGTAGCCCAAAAGGTAGCGGATTTGCGAGGCGTTTCTTTAGAGGAATTAGCAGCTATAACCACTCAAAATGCCTGCCAATTGTTTCAGTTGTCCTTACCCGTTCAATCTTAA
- the rpsT gene encoding 30S ribosomal protein S20, with product MANIKSAKKRILIAERNRLQNKAYKSAIKTFTKRFQSAVDDYKSSPSDDQLAAIQKEMSVTYSKIDKAVKVGVFHRNTGARKKAGLARILKAAT from the coding sequence GTGGCCAATATCAAATCTGCAAAAAAACGAATCCTGATCGCTGAACGGAATCGTTTGCAAAACAAAGCTTACAAATCAGCGATTAAAACTTTTACTAAGCGGTTTCAATCAGCAGTGGACGACTATAAAAGTAGTCCCTCTGACGATCAGCTTGCTGCGATACAGAAAGAGATGTCCGTAACCTACAGCAAAATTGATAAAGCTGTTAAGGTGGGAGTCTTTCATCGAAACACAGGCGCTCGGAAGAAAGCAGGTTTAGCTCGGATCCTTAAAGCAGCGACTTGA
- the hisD gene encoding histidinol dehydrogenase, with protein MLRTITQQAETLTELRRICDRTQDNSLLHKESTVREILASVQRQGDLALVQYTTEFDQHPLSLEQLKVSGAELDAAYQQISQDMLTAIRSCYQRVEAFHLRQRRQSQVHFGDYQEVVGKRYTPVDRVGLYIRRTQKVSPSQVLMNAIPAVVAGVPEIVMVTPPGPELQIHPAVLVAAQEAGVEAIYRVGGAQAIAALAYGTATIPAVDVIAGSGNIYVTLAKKLVYGSVGIDALTGPSELVILADHTANPSYIAADLLAQAESDPLAAAILMTSDTTLATKVVLEVNQELSSYGILTEKAMAHYGLVVIVDDLQNATALVNTMAPAQVSLAIHDPWSLVEHIRHAGSILMGSHTVPSVGQIIAGANPNLPTEGTARFSSGPGVETFMKQTHLIQYSAQALSHSAQQLDTLVQLEGGAAQSLSLRIQSTKPESGVINDLDG; from the coding sequence ATGCTCCGAACCATTACCCAGCAAGCGGAGACACTTACAGAACTGCGACGGATTTGCGATCGCACTCAGGATAACTCTCTTCTTCACAAAGAATCGACCGTTCGAGAAATACTGGCATCGGTCCAACGCCAAGGTGACTTAGCCCTGGTTCAATATACAACTGAGTTCGACCAACACCCCCTAAGCTTAGAACAGCTCAAAGTGAGTGGCGCTGAACTAGATGCTGCTTATCAGCAGATTTCTCAGGATATGTTGACCGCCATTCGGTCTTGTTATCAGCGAGTTGAAGCCTTTCACCTACGGCAACGTCGTCAGAGCCAAGTTCACTTTGGCGATTATCAAGAGGTGGTGGGTAAACGTTATACCCCCGTCGATCGGGTAGGCCTCTATATTCGAAGGACCCAAAAAGTTTCTCCTAGCCAAGTCTTAATGAATGCGATTCCTGCAGTGGTCGCCGGCGTACCAGAAATTGTCATGGTGACCCCACCTGGCCCTGAACTACAGATACATCCTGCCGTATTAGTCGCGGCTCAAGAAGCCGGCGTCGAAGCGATTTATCGCGTGGGGGGAGCTCAAGCGATTGCAGCCTTGGCCTATGGAACTGCAACCATTCCTGCTGTAGATGTCATTGCCGGTAGTGGCAATATCTATGTCACCCTAGCTAAAAAATTAGTCTATGGCTCCGTCGGCATTGATGCCTTAACTGGCCCCTCAGAACTGGTCATTCTTGCGGATCACACCGCCAATCCCTCGTATATTGCCGCTGACTTATTGGCTCAAGCCGAATCCGACCCCCTAGCAGCAGCCATCTTAATGACATCGGATACCACCCTGGCCACCAAGGTCGTCTTGGAAGTGAATCAGGAATTGTCCAGCTACGGGATATTGACGGAAAAAGCGATGGCCCATTATGGCCTAGTCGTGATTGTGGACGACTTACAAAACGCCACTGCCCTAGTCAATACCATGGCACCGGCTCAAGTCTCCCTAGCCATTCATGATCCTTGGAGCTTGGTGGAACATATTCGCCATGCTGGCTCCATTCTCATGGGTTCTCACACCGTCCCCTCAGTGGGTCAGATCATCGCAGGTGCCAACCCCAATCTGCCGACAGAAGGGACAGCCCGTTTTAGTTCTGGTCCTGGAGTTGAGACTTTTATGAAGCAAACTCATTTAATCCAGTATTCTGCACAAGCCTTATCCCACTCTGCTCAGCAATTAGATACCCTCGTTCAGCTAGAAGGGGGAGCAGCACAATCCCTATCCCTTCGAATCCAATCCACAAAACCTGAATCAGGGGTTATCAATGATCTAGACGGATGA